CACCTGATAAAATACGGGTACGGTTGGACCGAAGACAAAGCGATCGACTTGGCTGTGGAAGCGACTGACTACGCTCACCGCCATGGGCTCTACGTGGCCTTCTTCACCATTGATTCAACAAGGGCAGATTTCAAGGTGTTCTGGAGGCTCATAAGTCAGGTCGCGACCAAGGGACACATGGATTCTCTTGTCGTTGCTGATACATTTGGCGTCATGAACCCCCAAGCCTACGCGCATTTTGTCAAGCGAATCAGGAAAGTCACCCAGAAACCCATTGAAATTCACGCTCACAACGACTTCGGGTTGGGGGTAGCGAACACACTGGCCGGCCTGGCGGCTGGCGCGGAGGTGGCTCATGTCACTGTAAACGGACTCGGCGAAAGAAGCGGGAACGCGTCGTTGGAGGAGCTCGCCGTCGCGCTCAAAATGCTATATGGAGTGAAGACTGACATGAAACTGGACAAGCTGCGCAGCCTGTCCAAATTGGTTGAACGACTCTCGCGCGTTAGACTCACACCCCAGAAACCAGTGGTTGGGGATCGACTCTTCGAGACCGAGTCTGGAATCATCGCTGGATGGTGGAGGCGGTTGGAGAAGCTGGGAATGCCACTCGAAATGTTCCCATTCCTTCCTAGCGTCGTTGGGCATGACCCGGTGAGAATCGCAGTCGGAAAGAAAAGCGGGAGAGACTCCATATTCTACAGGGCGGACAAGCTCGGGTTGACCGTGGACGAGGCGAAAGTGGACAAAGTTCTGCTGGCCGTCAAAGACGAAGCGATAAGAAGGAAGAGAACACTGACCGACCAAGAATTCTCCCGAATCACGTCGAGGATGAATAGATGAAGCGACGATTACTGGAAAAGGTGCAGTGAAGACGAAAGGAGCGCAAGCCAGACTCTCGACCAAGGCACGCGACCTCCCTCTTTCTGGCATACGTGTAATCTACGACAAGGCTCAGCTCATCCCTGATGTCATACACTTGGAGATAGGTGAACCAGACCTCCCAACTCCAGCGCACATCGCCAAGGCAGGGCAAGAGGCCATATCGAATGGTCTTACTCGCTATACCCCCAGCGCGGGGACTCCCGAACTGAGAGAAGCGATAGCAAGAAAGCTACGCAGTGAGAACAGCCTTGACTACGATTCCTCTGAGATCGTAGTCACCAGCGGGGCAAATGTAGGCCTCTCCTTGGCAATGCTCGCCCTGGTCGACCCGGGTTCAGAGGTGCTGACACCCAACCCAGGATGGGCGAACTACGAGCCTTTGATGAAACTAGTTCAAGCGACACCGACCTACTATTCCCTCAGAGAGGAAGACCAGTTCAGGCCTAGAATCGGCGAGATGACTTCGCTCGTTACCGACAGGACGCGTGCGATTCTCCTAAATTCTCCCAGCAATCCAACTGGAGGCGTCTTGGAGAAGGATGACTTGGAAGGGATTTCCGATCTGGCGAGAAAGAAGGACCTTCTCGTGATTGCCGACGAGGTCTACGAGAAATTGGTGTACGACGGGGCCGAGCACCACAGCATCGCGAAATTTGAGGGGATGAAAGACAGAACCGTCACGATAAACGCGTTTTCGAAGACTTACCGGATGACTGGATGGAGGCTCGGCTACGCCGCAGGACCCAAGGAAGTAATTAGCGCAATGGTTAGATTGAATTCCTGCATGAATACCTGCTCGTCGTCTGTATCACAAGCGGCGGGGGTGGCGGCACTAAATGGCCCGCAGGACTGCGTAAAGGAGATGGTTGGAGAATTCGCATCCAGGAG
This sequence is a window from Nitrososphaerota archaeon. Protein-coding genes within it:
- a CDS encoding pyridoxal phosphate-dependent aminotransferase, with the protein product MKTKGAQARLSTKARDLPLSGIRVIYDKAQLIPDVIHLEIGEPDLPTPAHIAKAGQEAISNGLTRYTPSAGTPELREAIARKLRSENSLDYDSSEIVVTSGANVGLSLAMLALVDPGSEVLTPNPGWANYEPLMKLVQATPTYYSLREEDQFRPRIGEMTSLVTDRTRAILLNSPSNPTGGVLEKDDLEGISDLARKKDLLVIADEVYEKLVYDGAEHHSIAKFEGMKDRTVTINAFSKTYRMTGWRLGYAAGPKEVISAMVRLNSCMNTCSSSVSQAAGVAALNGPQDCVKEMVGEFASRRDMFVKGLNQIQGFRSMTPKGAFYAFANASSVDASSFDLCLRLLEKAKVATVPGVSFGSRGEGYLRFSYAAPRHQLKEALARIGSLGSI
- a CDS encoding pyruvate carboxyltransferase gives rise to the protein MTSSFRKGGYYVSAYNFEDEVRAGLGFPKKVRIHDVTLRDGEQQAGVVFRSREKVRIARALAEAGVNRIEAGLPSVSSDDAKAVKEITHLGLQSKIFAFSRCMKSDVDNALRVDVDGLVMEIPSSDHLIKYGYGWTEDKAIDLAVEATDYAHRHGLYVAFFTIDSTRADFKVFWRLISQVATKGHMDSLVVADTFGVMNPQAYAHFVKRIRKVTQKPIEIHAHNDFGLGVANTLAGLAAGAEVAHVTVNGLGERSGNASLEELAVALKMLYGVKTDMKLDKLRSLSKLVERLSRVRLTPQKPVVGDRLFETESGIIAGWWRRLEKLGMPLEMFPFLPSVVGHDPVRIAVGKKSGRDSIFYRADKLGLTVDEAKVDKVLLAVKDEAIRRKRTLTDQEFSRITSRMNR